The Streptomyces sp. NBC_01244 genome contains a region encoding:
- a CDS encoding response regulator transcription factor: protein MRVLVAEDEHVLADLVAAGLRAYAMAVDIAYDGPSAQQRLAVNDYDVLVLDRDLPGVHGDQICRELTGRGARTRILMLTAAGTVADRVQGLRLGADDYLPKPFEYDELVARVQALGRRTQTALPPILEKGGLVLDAANRQVHRNGRYLALSRKEFAVLEVLLRARGAAVSTEELLERAWDENADPFTNAVRVTLSRLRSKLGQPPMIETLPGIGYRI, encoded by the coding sequence ATGCGCGTATTGGTGGCCGAGGACGAGCACGTGCTCGCCGACCTGGTGGCAGCGGGTCTGCGCGCGTACGCGATGGCCGTCGATATCGCCTACGACGGCCCCAGCGCCCAGCAGCGGCTGGCGGTCAACGACTACGACGTGCTCGTGCTGGACCGCGACCTGCCCGGCGTCCACGGTGACCAGATCTGCCGGGAGCTGACCGGGAGAGGCGCCCGCACCCGCATCCTCATGCTCACCGCAGCCGGCACGGTGGCCGACCGGGTCCAAGGACTGCGGCTGGGCGCCGACGACTACCTGCCCAAGCCCTTCGAATACGACGAACTGGTCGCCCGAGTCCAGGCGCTCGGCCGCCGCACCCAGACCGCACTGCCGCCCATCCTGGAAAAGGGCGGCCTCGTGCTCGACGCCGCGAACCGCCAGGTCCACCGGAACGGCCGCTATCTGGCGTTGTCCCGCAAGGAGTTCGCCGTCCTCGAAGTGCTGCTGCGGGCCAGGGGGGCGGCGGTCAGCACGGAGGAGCTGCTGGAACGCGCCTGGGACGAGAACGCCGACCCGTTCACCAACGCCGTCCGCGTCACCCTCTCCAGGCTCCGCAGCAAACTCGGACAGCCCCCGATGATCGAGACCCTGCCTGGCATCGGCTACCGGATATGA
- a CDS encoding sensor histidine kinase, with protein sequence MNAAPVHPNPVHPPVQADHPRKVRRLLPTVRVRLTALYGGLFFLAGTLLITVIYLWFQQRTATARTVSVGTEAGTPLGSRPPIVGPLPSLPGQWRQSAVQPPNIVPGAVTDAIARYRHEMLQELLTVSGIALALLVLLAMLLGWWMAGHVLRPVHAITTTARRLSWENLHERIALTGPRDEFKELADTFDDLLDRLHNAFSSQRRFIANASHELRTPLTIQRAAIQIGLADTSPSPDSLNTVRQQLLDANRRAERLIDGLLLLAQGEQGLTHREPVALDEVAAEVARQHESVATASGVTVDLDLHPVSVLGNPVLLTHLVTNLVQNAIRHNHRGGALQIRTSPHGGLVVHNSGPYVPADTLPELFEPFRRGVTARTGSTKGAGLGLSIVRSIAQVHAGTVTARPNPDGGLEVHVSLPQLPTVAIGTRSPQPAPAGYRSPQTNSPVSPST encoded by the coding sequence ATGAACGCGGCGCCCGTGCACCCCAACCCCGTCCACCCGCCCGTCCAGGCCGACCACCCCAGGAAGGTACGCCGCCTGCTGCCGACCGTACGGGTCCGCCTGACCGCCCTGTACGGCGGACTGTTCTTCCTCGCCGGCACGCTACTGATCACCGTCATCTACCTGTGGTTCCAGCAGCGCACGGCCACTGCTAGGACCGTGTCCGTCGGAACCGAAGCGGGCACACCGCTCGGCTCCCGACCCCCCATCGTCGGACCGCTCCCCTCGCTGCCCGGGCAATGGCGGCAGTCGGCCGTGCAGCCGCCGAACATCGTGCCGGGGGCGGTGACCGACGCCATCGCGCGGTACAGGCACGAAATGCTGCAGGAGCTACTGACCGTCTCCGGCATCGCACTCGCCCTGCTGGTGCTCCTCGCTATGCTGCTGGGCTGGTGGATGGCCGGGCACGTCCTGCGACCGGTCCACGCGATCACTACGACCGCCCGGCGGCTGTCCTGGGAGAACCTGCACGAACGGATCGCCCTCACCGGCCCCCGCGACGAGTTCAAGGAACTCGCCGACACCTTCGACGACCTCCTTGACCGGCTGCACAACGCCTTCTCCAGTCAGCGGCGCTTCATCGCCAACGCCTCCCACGAACTACGCACCCCCCTGACCATCCAACGCGCCGCCATCCAGATCGGTCTCGCCGACACCTCCCCCTCACCCGACAGCCTCAACACGGTCAGGCAGCAGCTCCTCGACGCCAACCGCCGTGCCGAACGCCTCATCGACGGACTGCTGCTCCTCGCCCAGGGCGAACAAGGGCTCACCCACCGCGAACCGGTCGCGCTGGACGAAGTGGCCGCCGAGGTGGCCCGCCAACATGAGTCCGTCGCGACCGCCTCCGGCGTCACGGTCGACCTGGACCTGCACCCGGTCAGCGTCCTGGGCAACCCGGTCCTGCTCACCCACCTCGTGACCAACCTGGTCCAGAACGCGATCCGGCACAACCACCGCGGCGGCGCGCTGCAGATCCGCACATCCCCGCACGGTGGACTGGTCGTCCACAACAGCGGACCCTACGTGCCCGCGGACACCCTCCCCGAGCTGTTTGAGCCCTTCCGGCGAGGCGTCACCGCTCGCACCGGCTCCACCAAGGGCGCCGGACTGGGCCTGTCCATCGTCCGCTCCATCGCCCAGGTCCATGCCGGGACCGTCACCGCCCGTCCGAACCCCGACGGGGGCCTGGAGGTCCACGTCAGCCTGCCTCAACTACCCACCGTCGCCATCGGTACCCGCAGCCCGCAGCCGGCGCCCGCCGGGTATCGGTCCCCGCAGACCAACAGCCCCGTATCGCCCAGCACGTGA
- a CDS encoding transposase — protein sequence MTTAANVNDVTQTLALVDGIPPVAGRPGRPRRRPDALLGDKGYDSNPNRDELRKRRILPVISRKGAPNIKGMGKRKAPTAVRSGPSSFRGCRFGSGHPIRHCHQHRSGAAGRHRGVAASRRSPERTSGRGHSNLWFRRAPDTSRAGRYGAVGLRGPIPGGRRLRAAGTDGDGG from the coding sequence ATCACGACCGCGGCGAACGTCAACGACGTCACCCAGACCCTCGCCCTGGTCGACGGCATCCCACCCGTGGCGGGCCGTCCCGGCCGACCCCGCAGGCGCCCGGACGCCCTGCTCGGAGACAAGGGCTACGACTCCAACCCCAACCGCGATGAGCTGCGTAAACGCCGGATCCTGCCCGTCATCTCACGCAAGGGAGCCCCGAACATCAAGGGCATGGGCAAACGTAAGGCCCCGACCGCAGTGCGGTCGGGGCCTTCGTCGTTCCGTGGTTGCAGATTCGGTTCAGGTCACCCGATCAGGCACTGTCATCAGCATCGATCAGGAGCCGCTGGGCGGCATCGCGGTGTTGCCGCGAGTCGGCGGAGCCCAGAGCGAACTTCTGGCCGAGGTCACTCGAACCTCTGGTTCCGAAGGGCACCCGACACCTCACGTGCTGGGCGATACGGGGCTGTTGGTCTGCGGGGACCGATACCCGGCGGGCGCCGGCTGCGGGCTGCGGGTACCGATGGCGACGGTGGGTAG